Part of the Arvicanthis niloticus isolate mArvNil1 chromosome 3, mArvNil1.pat.X, whole genome shotgun sequence genome is shown below.
taaggtcagttctaggttaaggaacaagcacggcaataaacaaagtcccatgaacattttctaagggcttatcaggatgaccaaaatatctgagcctacttccctgtcctagcccaaagtcaaactcctgtctgaagcctacttctttgttctaacccaaatcagattcctgcctgaacttccatgtcctggcccaatgtcatattcctgccaagcagccccaaaagctctccatatctcctccttttttatatCATAAATGAGACCTAGCCTGTCTTAagttattctgacaagaatgtcttcccaACCCatagtggaatatgcattatcaaaagcattgCATTTCTGTCTTTATCAGTTCTAAAATAATCACTGTAGCCTTAATGCTATTCTGATTTTTAGAAAAAAGATTTTAGTTATGCGTGTctttctgtatgtctctctctgtgtatgtgtctttgtgcatttgtgtgagtGTAAGTGCCTAAGGGGGTtgaggtatcagatcccctcgGAGCTGGAGTTCAGGCAGctgcagttgtgagccacctgacctgggtgctgggaattgaactctgtcCGATCTTctataactgctgagccatctctagagcTCTACCTACACCCATAACACTTAAATGTTATCAGGTTAGTATGAGTTGGTACATCCTCAGTTACTAACATAAATGGGTGTCATTAGAATCTTCCTGTATAGTGTATACAATTTTGTTAGTCAGAAGAAATTCTTTCCTATTTTAGTGACTAAATAAATTCAACTATCCTCATCAATTTAAAGTTGGGTCTTTAATCTTTTATGGGTAAAAATGAGGTGTAGAGCTtcactttaagaaaacaaacaaatcagtcAACAAACAAgccttttctctggatgctactgatgtttctgtattttttttttttctggctctccagaaaaagaagacagtCCCAGCAAAGCAAGAACGGGCTGTAGAAGAGGACAAtcaaaacagagacataaattcacCAGGGAAGAGCTGAAGAGACTTAAACAAGAATTTGAGTTAGCTCCTTACCCAAATTTCTCGACCAAGGATGAGCTGGCACAGCACTTCCGATGTGACGTGGAAGTGATTGTTGTAAGTTAGACATCTGAAGCTCTTTGTGAAGATGTCCTTTCGTGAAGCCATTTGCTACTGAACATTATACACAGCTTATGGAAAATAACCTATTATGAAGAaaattaggaagcagagacattGAAGGAGCTATTgccatgggactggagagatgccttactggctctggctgcttttccagaggagctgggtttgattcccagcacctcctTGGCAGCTCACacctctgtaacttcagttccagggaatctgacacccttttctggcctttacacacacatggtacatagacatacatgcaggcaaaataccatacacaaacaataaaattagGCCACACTGACTTGGGCCATGTGAGAATCAGGCAGataggatctgagtttgaggccagtctggtttacacagcaagtttcagtATAGCCGGGGCTAtaaggagaaaccctgtctccaaaacaaccacaacaaaaacatttaaaaattattgttattaccCAGGGTGGCAACTGCTGATGCAGTGGTTTCATACTGGGTATTtgctgtgggaagaacattttatttttggttgtgagccatctctccagttcaggAAGAACATTTTAATGTTGCAAATGTTGAACAATTTGAAGGTTTGTTGAGGTGTTAGGTATAAAGTGAGGGGAGGGTAGACAAAGattgtcctgaaaaaaaaaaaaaaaaaaaaaaaacggaagaCTGGCGTTGTCTCTGTTCAGAGGTCCCGTGGGGGACTATTGACTGGCTGGATCGTATGTGGGTCTTGTGTAGTTACAGCTGCTCAGTGTATTGTTGCTTTTATTTGCTTGAAGTGAGTTCACAAGGACAAAGCTGTGCCtcagcggtggtggcacacgcctttaatcccagcacttgggaggcagaggcaggcagatttctgagttcgaggccagcctggtctacagagtgagttccaggacagccagggctacacagagaaacgctgtctcgaaaaaccaaaaaaaaaaaaaaaaagtatctagaAGGCAGTTTGGCAGCATGACCATTTAGTAAAATGAGTGGCTTTCCTACTAGTGGCCCTAAACtctgaatcctcctgcctcagctctccaagtgctaggattacaggtgtgcaccatcaagttccatttatttatagacagaatctcactttgtagccctgaccatctgtaactcgcaaagagatcctcctgcctctgcttcccgagagCTGGGATTCAAAGTGTGTGCCCTCATGCCTGGCCTCCATCTTAAAAtgcattttatcatttttacagCTCAACCCCCTTCAAAACATCTTGGACAATAATTTTCATGGATGATTGTTTCAAGGAGGCTTTTAAGAAGTGAAGGCCAGATGTGTTTAGGTATTTTATTTGGTCCTAAACACATCTGGCCTTCACTTCTTAAAATACCTAACACATAATACAATTTGTAATACATTGTATCTAGGTCAGGGGCAGCCTGGTGGAACATCTGGGAAGTGTTAAGGGACAGTCCCCATCTGTTCTGTCTAGATGCAGAGGTTAGAGTAGGGTTAGCTGGAGCTGGCTTCCATTCTTAACCACAGAAGCAGGGCTGGGGGCTGATTGGAGGGTGCACAGTTCACAATCTCTATGGAAATGTGAAGGCCCAGGAAAGACCACCTTCATTCTTCATTGTTTCCCTTGTCTGAGTGACTGTGACACTGACTGTGGGGCAGGGTACCCCAatggcagggcatggtggcaaacacctttactccTAGTACTCTGTAGGTGATCTCTATGTTTGAAGCCCACCTtatctgcatagtgagtttcaggacagccagagctatattagagagaccccgtctcaatcaaacaagtgagagaaaagaagcccTGTGGGGCACTGCTAGGAAGCAGTTTTGATGAAcggtttcctttttctcttttagaaCTGGTTTCAGAATAAAAGAGCCAGATCACCACCAGAATTGAAAGACAAATTTGTTGACATGAGAAGAATGATCAAGTGCCCAGGCTACGTGCTTACAAGTCACCAGGATACCCAGGTACAAGCTTCCAATCACAACCCCGGCCAAATCTCTTACACCCAAGTGCCACCACATGGCCCTGATCTCTACTTTGTGCAGACTGGGGAAACTTCGGGTGAACAGTATGGCTTATGTGACTCTGTGGTCCAAAGCATTGGAACAAGATCAAGTGGCTCTGTGGAGTATCAAGGGGCCACTGGAAGTGGATCTTCTTTCAACTTCAGACCAACGGACTTCACTCTTCCTCCTGGGTCTGAGAAGTATTATATTGGTGACCAGCCTAAGACACAGGAAAGCCAATATTCCACATTCTCTCTTGCTGACTATGCTACTTGTTTGCAggggcaaaggcagatggattgTAGCTATAACCCCCCAATGCTGTCCTGGGAAGGACAGCAGCAGAATGACTGGGGATATCAACAACAACTGCAGCAGCCTCAGAGCTACCAAGAGAGGAGCTCCTTGGCAGACAGGCTTGGTGTGTACCAGAGCCATAGAGATTTAGGGCAGCAGGtaccctctttctttccctcagaGCATCAGGATCAATTTGATCCCAGTAATGGAGACTGcaaacagcagtcagtgctccacCAAATGCCTCTTTGGTTACATGGGCAGCAAGGAACTGCTGACAGCAGTTCAGGAGAGCAGTCCTGTCAAAACACACCCAGTGTGCTAGGACCAGCCTACAATTCACAAGCTGCAGGAATTTAGGAATTTAGCAGGATGAGGGCTAAGGTAGAGCCCAGGAGTCTTACAAGCTTCTGAAAACCCCCAAGACTCACCAGAGACCCAGGGATCCCATGAATGGTTCTAGAACAGGAAGGTTTTAAGTGTGAGTTGTGACCTTGTCATTGTTATAAGCCTTTTCTCTTCCCAAAGCTGCCAGACATATTGCTTTCAACTTCTATGAGCCAGACTGGTCAGTCTTCTAGGACCCCTGGCAGGTGGCATGCTGCTGCCCAAGGTAAAAAAGGAAATCATCAGGGCTTCATCAGGGCTTCAGCAGCAGCCCAAGTGTCTCTATAAACAGGATTCTTGGCTTTGATCTTATTGGTGACTCCATATTAGAAATCTGAGGGAGGTCTGACATCATGTTCCCCAGAGTATTGAACAAGTCTAGATGGCCACTGTTGACCTCATCAGATCTTAGATGTAGGGAGGGAAGAGTCATCGAGAGCCAATGCCCATTTGAACAGGCAAATAAGAGGTTTAGGAGGGGCTGTTTGGCCCAGCTCACCCgaggttattattttttttaaatggattttttaaaaatatacaatatagtTTTGTTCTCCTaactcccttgagcatttttgtttttaatcttcgGATGCTGATTAGATTAGAGGTTTTGTTTCTAATCAACTGTTGTGACACTTGAAGGTGGAGGGGATGTATTCAGAGTGTgcttgggggtcaaaatgtcccggactgctctgctgctccggtctgtgggtcagggagtcgggggaagaatggagacaaaacagggtgtgtagtcaagtctcgtttactgtctcccattcactCCTTATTGTCTCtcttgcaagaaaatcctgggtatttataagcacaagcaggagaacacagctgaagacattttaccacatgcccCTCGCTTTgaggctaagtgctctggtcaagagagagagaaggggaatagaggggcaagagacatgaagaatggagacaaaacagagggtctgtagtcaagtctcatttactgtctcttaTTGACTcctcctattgcaaggaaatcctgggtatttataagcacaagcaggggaacacagctgaagactctttaccacatgcaccatgcagctggggtcactaaacagcaaaaaacaacaaaacaacaacaaaaccctatgtgggataaacaagatgtttgtcaaagtgtgctcagctgttgtaggctgctgaaaaacaagtctcttatcagggtatatggctcaagatggctgcaaagatgatctagtcactttctgctaaaagttggctcccaacaacttgcaggcaaaacactcatatataagAAAAGtgatagccaggcagtggtggtgcaggcttttaatctcagcacttggcagaggcaggtggatttctgatcgagttccaggacagccagggctacacagagaaaccctgtcttgaaaaacaaaaaacaaaacaaaaagccattgAGCAAGGCAGGCACTCAGAATAATGCCCATATTAATGCATCTGCAAAGgggctttgttttcattttcaggaaAACTTGGCCAGAGCTACTCCTGACCTATTACTATAATCTTTTACGCATGCTCTAAACATGCCCATATGTGTCTATTCTGGGTTCTTTAATTGTGATGTTAAACCAAGTGAGCATGCTCAGGAATGCTTACCAACCCCTGTGAGCATGTGTAGGCTCCCTGGGTAAAATCTCCAAGCTGCCTTTGCTCCAGAAGGGCATTGCTCTGAAAATAA
Proteins encoded:
- the LOC117705657 gene encoding cytoplasmic polyadenylated homeobox-like protein 2; translated protein: MPSNKKEDSPSKARTGCRRGQSKQRHKFTREELKRLKQEFELAPYPNFSTKDELAQHFRCDVEVIVNWFQNKRARSPPELKDKFVDMRRMIKCPGYVLTSHQDTQVQASNHNPGQISYTQVPPHGPDLYFVQTGETSGEQYGLCDSVVQSIGTRSSGSVEYQGATGSGSSFNFRPTDFTLPPGSEKYYIGDQPKTQESQYSTFSLADYATCLQGQRQMDCSYNPPMLSWEGQQQNDWGYQQQLQQPQSYQERSSLADRLGVYQSHRDLGQQVPSFFPSEHQDQFDPSNGDCKQQSVLHQMPLWLHGQQGTADSSSGEQSCQNTPSVLGPAYNSQAAGI